Proteins from one Streptosporangium becharense genomic window:
- a CDS encoding TetR/AcrR family transcriptional regulator — MAQQRTGPANANARGDRGDGRRAGTRLRVFTAAVEVIAEQGYTSATVEAIAERAGVAKGTVFYNFGSKEALFSALLEHGIGRMADALGEAAAGAPAPLDALDAVVLAQLRFFEEYGAFARVLLTEMWRTAWQDAVAGLRERALGVYADVLRRAVADGLVREDLDVETAATAVFGMVLTVSIERRALHPDRPVEQVHATLTDLLHGRVAR, encoded by the coding sequence ATGGCACAGCAGCGGACCGGCCCCGCGAACGCGAACGCGCGGGGCGACAGGGGGGACGGGCGGCGGGCCGGGACACGGCTCCGGGTGTTCACCGCGGCGGTGGAGGTGATCGCGGAGCAGGGCTACACCTCGGCCACGGTCGAGGCGATCGCCGAGCGCGCCGGAGTCGCCAAGGGCACCGTGTTCTACAACTTCGGCAGCAAGGAGGCGCTCTTCTCGGCGTTGCTCGAACACGGGATCGGCCGGATGGCCGACGCGCTGGGTGAGGCCGCCGCAGGCGCCCCGGCCCCGCTGGACGCGCTGGACGCGGTCGTCCTGGCGCAGCTGCGGTTCTTCGAGGAGTACGGCGCCTTCGCCCGGGTGCTCCTCACCGAAATGTGGCGTACGGCCTGGCAGGACGCGGTGGCCGGGCTGCGCGAACGCGCGCTCGGCGTCTACGCGGACGTGCTGCGGCGGGCGGTCGCCGACGGGCTGGTCCGCGAGGACCTGGACGTGGAAACCGCGGCGACCGCCGTCTTCGGCATGGTGCTGACCGTCTCGATCGAACGCCGGGCCCTCCACCCCGACCGGCCGGTCGAGCAGGTCCACGCCACCCTCACCGACCTCCTGCACGGCAGGGTCGCCCGGTAG
- a CDS encoding cysteine dioxygenase family protein — translation MTTMTLTRPGLAELVTEVRKLLSPSARPRETAFAVAGLLRRRLPSPEILTEEERLGDPGHYVGHTLHAEPAFSIMAVVWRPGQKTVIHDHITWCVFGVLQGVEYETLYRDHGDHLTEIGRAANRVGEVSGFAPPGDIHRVHNTGEETAISLHVYGADLRAVRSSVRRVYDLPVLPVAG, via the coding sequence ATGACAACGATGACGCTCACCCGCCCGGGGCTGGCGGAGCTGGTCACGGAAGTCAGAAAGCTCCTCAGCCCGTCCGCCCGCCCCAGGGAGACGGCCTTCGCCGTCGCCGGCCTGCTGCGCCGGCGGCTGCCGTCCCCGGAGATCCTCACCGAGGAGGAACGTCTCGGAGACCCCGGCCACTATGTCGGCCACACCCTCCATGCCGAACCGGCCTTCTCGATCATGGCCGTGGTCTGGCGGCCGGGTCAGAAGACGGTGATCCACGACCACATCACCTGGTGCGTGTTCGGCGTGCTCCAGGGCGTGGAGTACGAGACGCTCTACCGCGACCACGGCGACCATCTCACCGAGATCGGCCGCGCCGCCAACCGCGTCGGCGAGGTCAGCGGCTTCGCCCCGCCCGGTGACATCCACCGGGTGCACAACACGGGCGAGGAGACGGCCATCTCGCTCCACGTCTACGGTGCCGACCTCCGCGCCGTCCGTAGCAGCGTCCGCCGCGTCTACGACCTGCCGGTCCTGCCCGTCGCCGGCTAG
- a CDS encoding LysR family transcriptional regulator: MLDIVRLRVLAAVARHGSVTAAARELHYSQPSVSHHLARLEAETGAKLVQRVGRGIRLTEAGRLLAERATEIIGRVDSAAAELSAHVGLHAGRVRLAAFPSALGTFVPRAAAALTERHPGLELRLTETEPPDALRMLRAGHVDVAVIFRYDDTAPEDDGIRLTHLLDDPSYLIAADPAAGSITHRTGDPAAHRGGHLTAHRAGGLAAHRRSRWIGGCERCRSHLLELCAREGFEPEISFTTDDIVAVQALVAAGIGVTVLPGLALWAHRHPAVSATEIPGSIRHVHAAAYGEPPDPPATTALLAALVTAAGP; this comes from the coding sequence GTGCTTGATATCGTGCGGCTCCGCGTCCTGGCCGCGGTGGCCAGGCACGGCTCGGTGACCGCGGCGGCCAGGGAACTGCACTACTCGCAGCCCTCGGTGAGCCACCACCTCGCCAGGCTCGAAGCCGAGACCGGGGCCAAGCTGGTCCAGCGGGTCGGCCGGGGCATCCGGCTGACCGAGGCGGGCCGGTTGCTGGCCGAGCGGGCCACCGAGATCATCGGCCGCGTCGACTCGGCCGCCGCCGAACTGTCGGCGCACGTGGGCCTGCACGCCGGCCGGGTCAGGCTGGCCGCCTTCCCCTCGGCGCTGGGGACGTTCGTGCCCCGGGCCGCCGCCGCCCTCACCGAACGACACCCCGGCCTGGAGCTGCGGCTGACCGAGACCGAACCCCCCGACGCGCTGCGCATGCTCCGGGCGGGTCACGTGGACGTGGCGGTGATCTTCCGCTATGACGACACCGCCCCGGAGGACGACGGCATCCGCCTGACCCACCTGCTGGACGACCCCAGCTACCTGATCGCCGCGGACCCGGCCGCCGGCTCGATCACGCATCGGACCGGTGACCCGGCCGCGCATCGGGGCGGTCATCTGACCGCGCATCGAGCCGGTGGCCTGGCCGCGCATCGGCGTTCCCGGTGGATCGGGGGTTGCGAGCGGTGCCGCAGCCACCTGCTGGAGCTGTGCGCCAGGGAGGGCTTCGAACCGGAGATCTCCTTCACGACGGACGACATCGTCGCCGTCCAGGCCCTCGTCGCCGCCGGGATCGGGGTGACGGTCCTGCCCGGTCTCGCCCTGTGGGCCCACCGGCACCCCGCAGTCAGCGCGACCGAGATCCCCGGCTCGATCCGCCACGTCCACGCCGCCGCCTACGGCGAACCTCCCGACCCGCCCGCCACCACCGCCCTGCTGGCCGCCCTGGTCACGGCCGCGGGACCGTGA
- a CDS encoding LysE family translocator, whose amino-acid sequence MPDLATVALFVVATLALLLVPGPAVLYIVTRSVTQGRSAGLVSVLGIHLGSLVHVAAAALGVSALLAASATAFTIVKYLGAAYLVYLGIRKLMARPGGDGVVEPPVASTSRLFWEGFVVNVLNPKTAIFFLAFLPQFADPAAGPIAPQIVLLGLIWTVLGMVSDGAYALLSSAMAGRLRRSARARRRLDLTSGFVYLGMGAFAALGGEGGAAKA is encoded by the coding sequence ATGCCGGATCTGGCGACTGTCGCCCTCTTCGTCGTCGCGACCCTCGCGCTGCTGCTCGTGCCGGGGCCCGCGGTGCTCTACATCGTGACCCGCAGTGTCACCCAGGGACGGTCCGCCGGGCTGGTGTCGGTGCTGGGCATCCACCTCGGCTCGCTGGTCCACGTGGCCGCGGCGGCGCTGGGGGTCAGCGCTCTGCTGGCGGCCTCCGCGACGGCGTTCACGATCGTCAAGTATCTGGGTGCGGCCTACCTGGTCTACCTGGGCATACGCAAGCTGATGGCCCGGCCGGGCGGGGACGGGGTCGTCGAGCCGCCCGTGGCGAGCACGTCCCGGCTGTTCTGGGAGGGCTTCGTGGTCAACGTGCTCAACCCGAAGACCGCGATCTTCTTCCTGGCCTTCCTCCCGCAGTTCGCCGACCCGGCGGCCGGGCCGATCGCCCCGCAGATCGTGCTGCTGGGTCTCATCTGGACGGTGCTCGGCATGGTCAGTGACGGCGCCTACGCCCTGCTCTCCTCGGCCATGGCGGGCCGGCTGCGCCGCTCGGCCCGTGCTCGCCGGCGCCTGGACCTCACCAGCGGCTTCGTCTACCTGGGCATGGGCGCCTTCGCCGCCCTCGGCGGGGAGGGCGGCGCGGCGAAAGCCTGA
- a CDS encoding pectate lyase family protein: MIKLVAGPTVRRRAALAVATAISLAATLFGSGTAARASALADTPVGFASVNAMGQNGTTGGAGGRTVTATNAAQFLEYIDSKETLVIRVAGTIAITSKQGVRPNKTIIGVGTSGHITGGGLDFYRSYNVIVRNIRFTDAEDDAINVGRESHHIWIDHNTFSGAVDGSIDVVRGADYVTVSWNHFDHSDKSMLISHSDGAAGTDVGHLKVTIHHNFFDNSRQRHPRIRFGEPVHVFNNYFLGNELYGVASTENAGVVVEGNYFKDVPHPLYSASGYADSGPGRAVQRNNIYVNSGTPETAGTVVEPGTYYSYTVDNPSTVPATVTAGAGIGAQWGAS; the protein is encoded by the coding sequence ATGATCAAGCTCGTCGCGGGCCCCACGGTCCGCCGGCGCGCGGCCCTCGCCGTCGCCACCGCCATCAGCCTGGCCGCCACCCTGTTCGGCTCCGGCACCGCGGCCCGGGCGTCCGCCCTGGCCGACACGCCGGTCGGATTCGCCTCCGTCAACGCGATGGGCCAGAACGGCACCACCGGCGGAGCCGGCGGCCGGACGGTCACCGCGACCAACGCCGCCCAGTTCCTGGAGTACATCGACAGCAAGGAGACGCTCGTCATCCGGGTGGCGGGCACCATCGCGATCACCAGCAAGCAAGGGGTGCGCCCGAACAAGACGATCATCGGTGTCGGTACGTCGGGCCACATCACCGGCGGCGGGCTGGACTTCTACCGGTCGTACAACGTGATCGTCCGCAACATTCGGTTCACCGACGCGGAGGACGACGCGATCAACGTCGGCCGGGAGTCACACCACATCTGGATCGACCATAACACCTTCTCCGGGGCGGTCGACGGCTCGATCGACGTGGTCCGGGGCGCCGACTACGTCACCGTGTCGTGGAACCACTTCGACCACTCCGACAAGAGCATGCTGATCAGCCACTCCGACGGCGCCGCGGGCACCGACGTCGGCCACCTGAAGGTGACCATCCACCACAACTTCTTCGACAACAGCAGGCAGCGTCACCCCCGCATCCGGTTCGGCGAGCCGGTGCACGTCTTCAACAACTACTTCCTGGGCAACGAGCTCTATGGCGTGGCCTCGACCGAGAACGCCGGCGTGGTGGTGGAGGGCAACTACTTCAAGGACGTCCCGCACCCGCTCTACTCGGCGAGCGGGTACGCCGACAGCGGCCCCGGCCGGGCGGTGCAGCGCAACAACATCTACGTGAACTCCGGCACCCCGGAGACGGCCGGCACGGTCGTCGAGCCGGGCACCTACTACTCCTACACCGTCGACAACCCATCGACCGTCCCCGCGACGGTGACCGCCGGGGCCGGCATCGGGGCCCAGTGGGGAGCGAGCTGA